Genomic segment of Harmonia axyridis chromosome 6, icHarAxyr1.1, whole genome shotgun sequence:
tttgctcgaaataatcctcatattcatacatttctagccaaagttccgtcgacttcagttttaatgcattaattttcagtatttttcctgcAGAAAGTGTATCTaacgtttttgaaatatatacagtgtaacgatttcatcaattatcacgataatgtcttctgccgatacagaggtgcaacaaagcggtgcgtccgttccaatcggtgcgaaaactgcgaagaaatccgagaaaaagactgcgaccgcgaaacaggccaaacccaaccatcctccgacttcagagatggttaataacgccatcaaagatttgaaagaaagaagtggatcgtcattgcaggccatcaagaaatttatagcttccaactataaagtagattcggaaaaattggctcctttcattaagaaatacctcaaatcagctgtgcaatctggatctttagttcagacaaaaggaaaaggcgcatctggttcgttcaaattggcagctggtggttcgacatcgggatcccagaagaaagtgattaaaaaagccacctccaagtccaaagatgatcttaaaaaatccacttcggcatcagctgtggtgaccgacaagaagaaaaagaagtctactgttgccaaaaaacaagccgctgtaacgaaaacgaagaaagcagttgcaacaaccgagaagaagagccccaaagccgccaagtccccttctaaagctaagaagattgcgaaatcgccaactaagaaaccgaaagctccaaaacccaaatcagtcaagtctgtggcaactccgaaaaaagcagcacctttgaagaagaagaagtgaataaatatataaaaattactgttgtgatgagaatggttcgtctaactaatcggtccttctcaggaccttcaaaaattatcgatcaaatttgaaatattcatcttgttctccaatttttctgattccccatttctctgtccaccttgaaaccgaaagtccttaccgtattgattattgtccttcaatttattttagaatgagactacaaaaattttttttacaaattttgccttgaaaatgttcttcatttcatttcagataTCTTAGGGCTTGATGTGCTCTGAGGTAGATGAAAGACTCTGGCATTCTTGTATCGTCAGGTTCTGCGTGCCGACCAGATCTGTCCCCTATTGATTGTACTTGACTTCTCTCTTCGCCTGAACCACGGCACATTCATCTTTCCCCGGCTTCATTCCGATAGCCTCAAAGAACGCTACCACATTTCCCAATTGCTCGTCGTTAGCGGAGTAGAGCTTGAGGTCGTCGATGTATGTAATATGTATGTAATAATTTGCCAGATAATATTAAAACTTGTCAATCACTAAATGAGTTCAAAATCAAGttaaaatctttttttattgagaattgttTTTATCGTGTGgacgaatatttaaaaattttaatatgatatgttatcttgtttttattttttttgtataatttagtATTGATGATATAAGTTTGGATTTGACTGTTCCTATACAATTGTAAAATTGTctttggaaataaatgaattgaattgtatctaactggcttctcagtaggtttagcgccaaacaaaaccagaagagactctgcgtgtccccctgaaaaatatctatcctgattttgatttcgacagttttaacatagatcttgttcttatccaaaaacatgtggacaagaggtggcgggtcaggtttttttacctttaaaacaaagtcagtacttgcaatcaatcattaccgaataggtacatataggtacttcaaataaatatataattcaagcggaatatcgaaaaaatgccaatattcacgtaacaataaatcggacaaatgcaggtacggaatgaataatataaggctgctaatttcacacatactttctgaaggactaattgatacgtaagtatctatcactttgcaatcacaaataaacgtttcagaaactataattgatcatttcaaagagcgattaatatttgttattcatatttaatacctatatatgtgtgctcgttaaatcgctctttgaaatgatcaattatagtttctgaaaggttctgtgtttgcaaaatgaaaggtacctacgtgttcattagtcctttaggatgtctgtgtaaaattagaaggttttttcttattcctgcatttcaaacagctgaaaatagaaaacatgaaattcgagcgattcttgggtgttattggtggtaataacctattgatggcggagcttatcagagagaagcactctagctcaacgatagagtcaaggaggctctcagaaaggtccggaatgatagttgggaagagaaactactttctctttcaacagaagacaacagtgtttggcggatggccaaagcattgcactcagataggaaaccaaccccgccgattcacggtttacgaggaatggtgtacagtccagaagaaaagtctgaagctttcgcagataacctccaacgccaatgcagctgtagttacaactatgcggaattggaccacattgaggacgtcaaccgcaaagtgaaaaatgaatcaacggaagctattggtttcgaaccgttcaggaaatccagaacactattatgtcgagtaaagtgagaacggcaccaggaccggacggcattactaacttgacgttgcggaacctccctcgaaaagctttagtagcactgacgaatatagtcaatgctaaagattcaacacaataacgaaagaaaagaatatcatacagtaggaacagttcggtttttaaagccaacattccactgtgcaacaagtgctccgagtagtggaaccaatcacggatggatataaccggaaacaagtcacaggagctgtgtttttggatgtagccaaatcgtttgataaagtacggcccaaaggactgctatacaaactgcttacggcaggtttcccactctccatggtccaacttttagcttcttacctgtattctcgcaagtttagagccagatttgacggagtattgtcttcagagaggtctctttcagccggagttccgcaaggatctctgctgtctccaatatttttcacaatattgccaaaaacggtgaaaaactccatggcactttacgctgacgataccgcctttcttgccagttcttggtgtcccaaaatggcaacgaagtacctacaagaaaccctgagaagatcgaagcagttttttttagccgaaagaaaatagatcccaccggactcgtcgtaatgttcggtaggaggattgtaatggaaaaacgaggccaagtatctgggagtgatacttgacaaaaagctcacttggaaccaacacgtcacatcagctgtgacgaaggggaaagacaacagcggcagcgttgcaaccgctactttgcaaaagcacaaaaatgtttctttccaacaagcttcttctttataagtccaccatccggccggtcatgtgttacgcatgttcggcttggggatacgccgcaaagacgcacctgcagagacttcaagtcgtgcagaatacgatcctaagaccagccgtaaatgcagcttggtttgtcagcaaggtacggataggtacatgaagacctgaaaataccattcctgggcgaccatctaaaagatctgagcgtgaagaccttcattgaaatggaaaatcatgcaaacccttttataaggaaggcttgcgactacgatgaaaaagctcctaggaaacacaaacgaccgaagatggcacttctctaggaagtgtgtattagagccaaacccttactggcacagagattgtgtaatgattacacaaactttgccacctgctagagcagatcaaaatagctcaccagaggtgaattatattgagatggagcagtaaaaggctaatttatagcctgactgcaaaagagaaagaagttgttagctcttcactgtatttaataagtagagcgagtatggactgtatttttattgtagatgttgcgatggcaaaaacaattcacagattttccgctaatgagaaactgaatataaaagctccttttctttcgtaggcctggagggatccctcaatgatggcacaccagtggtcatgcacttgatattcttgaaccttataactaattactgtctctatcagttactaacacttgaattaatttgccacacacagcgaagttaataaacttatcgaaattagcgataatgcgaatactattgtttatagcgacgaaatatgcggagaacaagaaagtatatcactctcattaacagttccaattaataataatgtttttgctgttataaaaaaccgctcgttccatattggctcatattgccaatattttcaaatcattttatgaGTCAGCAACCCACAATACAGAAAAGTGCAATTGTGTGCTGCCGACACAACATTCATACTACATTCATActacctttttttctcaaaaataaagggggaattcatttgtttcaaatatgattcacaatgcattggggagaagacacagtaataacactaagaagttttaacacatgatttattacaatttcgataagtatgacagcttcatgatttttctttttgggttgaaggaatcaataaggtcaattggcttgaaaaacatttatgtatgataatcaaaaaaacagttcctctgtccgaaatgatcaatgagcctctcctccaacggaatcgttcttctaattctttctttctactgattactggttttggagttatctactaaaaatctaccatcatcgttcagaaatctatcaaaaatctactgacatactttttagaaaaaattccacagttggcactgcattacaatttcacattattcagattacacttcattctagtgtctcttatggttaaattttacttcatgaataggatagatattagagatgcgtatagattcgaacataaaacaagaaaatttttaggaaatcgttaaagaatggatcgaattttttagacgagatatattctacgcctatggactcaaaacgcgaacttacctatgataggttaggttttcatttccggatgttttacacactatacatgtttttcgaggttttaccatgattaaaattaacaatatgtaactttaaattcacaaacttgtataaaataacgacgattacaaacgtgaaattaaaatgaacagttaacccttaacgtccctctagttgtcacgtgcaataacaacaacagaaccgtgttgccaaatccccacaatattcgcaaaacatctatgccacagaacggagaaaagtttacttcttcctcagaatggcaacgcagtacattataagtgtttgtaaacaaaaatgttatagcgatgtcaacaaatgctataaggcacctctatattttctttcctctgacgtattcaccataaaatcgtactcaacttattatatttttctgtttatcaataagaattttccttttatttactgttttgaacttgtgaccaataaattttatgtaatgttgtctttgatttattgaaattcagatgctttttggtcaaattttatccagactgatatattggttgcttttggtaacgatcaaatcattcaatgattctttgaaggtgaaatcgtattgcacagattttcttcctctaataatccaggctgtaatgacttgccttcttttttcaaacagtactgtgagaaatactcaaataaactaatcaatgtgtgtttgaaattgatacaactttttagtttcaaaatttcttggatcaaaaccaataatacaaacaaactgaataatctaacctcctgtcaatgacatttccaatgccaacccgaaatctgcaattcaaattgttactgatcgaatgagccattaccaacttaatttcgattttccaccagccacccgggatgtcaataattcctgaacggactatattctaaaacaagttgcagaatgggcttctattctaacacgaatgcgaaattcgaacgcatgagtgttggaattgccttctgcaacgagtattagacgatattttctctatttcagtcaagttttgtgaattattgtcgaaattaaatgaaaattttagattgaatatcctagtgacatttgtattgtatcattgcagttggtgtgactgttacgaacattgacagattacggaatttgaatatgaatcgtacatttagaattttgaaataatttacaattactcattaaattcgttagttatgtctgacgaaatcgatttaacaccaccagaattaagagaaattgcgattaatgttgcaaatcatttcactatatccgaatTACTGTCTCCAATGAGTAACGTCATAAAATTCGTACACTCGCTCATAGATGTCCCTAGCAGTATTAAAAATACgatatatcaaatatgataattaatgCAGTTAAGAGTTAACTCGTataactcgaaacaccacgggagcaagatttttcgtcgag
This window contains:
- the LOC123683256 gene encoding histone H1B-like, which encodes PTSEMVNNAIKDLKERSGSSLQAIKKFIASNYKVDSEKLAPFIKKYLKSAVQSGSLVQTKGKGASGSFKLAAGGSTSGSQKKVIKKATSKSKDDLKKSTSASAVVTDKKKKKSTVAKKQAAV